From the genome of Flavobacterium ovatum, one region includes:
- a CDS encoding DUF3037 domain-containing protein: MQEKNLYEYAVIRVVPRVEREEFLNVGIILFCKKAKFIKVLHKVPVEKILSLSAEADVDQIQANIFAFEKVGQGTKDGGPIALMDIPSRFRWLTALRSSVIQTSRPHPGLCDDLEQTAQRLFDDLVL, from the coding sequence ACTTATATGAGTACGCCGTAATTCGGGTTGTGCCTAGGGTAGAACGCGAAGAATTCCTCAATGTAGGGATTATTCTTTTTTGTAAAAAAGCCAAATTTATAAAAGTGTTGCACAAAGTTCCTGTTGAAAAAATTCTGTCCTTATCTGCAGAAGCTGATGTGGATCAAATTCAAGCAAATATTTTTGCCTTTGAAAAAGTAGGACAAGGAACCAAAGATGGTGGGCCAATTGCTTTGATGGATATTCCGTCGCGCTTTCGTTGGTTGACGGCTTTGCGTAGTTCTGTAATTCAAACATCAAGACCACATCCTGGTTTATGTGATGATTTGGAACAAACGGCTCAGCGATTGTTTGATGATTTGGTTTTGTAG
- a CDS encoding pyridoxal phosphate-dependent aminotransferase family protein, with translation MVKDLFERIQNNKGPLGKWASQAEGYFVFPKLEGDLGPRMKFQGKEVLNWSLNDYLGLANHPEVRKADADAALEYGAAAPMGARMMSGHTKYHEQLENELAAFVMKESAYLLNFGYQGMVSIIDALVTRNDVIVYDVDGHACIIDGVRLHSGKRFTYKHNDIESMEKNLQRATKIAKETGGGILFITEGVFGMRGQQGKLKEIVAMKQKYNFRLLVDDAHGFGTLGETGAGAGEEQGVQDEIDVYFSTFAKSMANIGAFVAADKEIIDYLKYNLRSQMFAKALPMIQTIGSLKRLELLRNHPELKDKLWENVNALQNGLKTKGFNIGDTNTCVTPVYLEGSVPEAMVMVNDLRENYGIFLSIVIYPVIPKGIILLRVIPTSSHSLSDIDETLTAFEAIREKLVNGTYKEIASKTKVDLDA, from the coding sequence ATGGTAAAAGATTTATTCGAAAGAATTCAAAACAATAAAGGTCCTTTAGGAAAATGGGCTTCTCAAGCAGAGGGTTACTTTGTATTTCCAAAATTAGAAGGTGATTTAGGACCGAGAATGAAGTTTCAAGGGAAAGAGGTTTTGAACTGGAGTTTGAATGACTATTTAGGTCTTGCAAATCATCCTGAAGTTCGTAAAGCGGATGCAGATGCAGCTTTGGAATATGGTGCAGCTGCCCCAATGGGAGCTCGTATGATGAGTGGTCACACTAAATATCATGAGCAATTGGAGAATGAATTGGCTGCTTTTGTAATGAAAGAATCGGCTTATTTGTTGAATTTTGGGTACCAAGGAATGGTGTCTATTATTGACGCTTTGGTGACTAGAAATGACGTAATTGTGTATGATGTTGATGGTCATGCTTGTATTATTGATGGGGTTCGTTTACATAGCGGAAAACGTTTTACATACAAACACAATGACATTGAAAGTATGGAGAAAAACTTGCAACGTGCTACTAAAATAGCCAAGGAAACAGGTGGTGGAATTCTTTTTATTACGGAAGGTGTTTTTGGAATGCGTGGTCAACAAGGAAAGTTGAAAGAAATTGTTGCGATGAAGCAAAAATACAATTTCCGTTTATTGGTTGATGATGCACACGGTTTTGGTACACTTGGTGAAACAGGTGCTGGAGCAGGTGAGGAGCAAGGTGTTCAAGATGAAATTGATGTTTACTTCTCTACGTTTGCAAAATCGATGGCTAATATTGGTGCTTTTGTTGCTGCCGATAAAGAAATTATTGATTACCTAAAATACAATTTGCGTTCGCAAATGTTTGCAAAAGCTTTGCCAATGATTCAAACAATCGGTTCTTTGAAACGTTTGGAGTTATTGCGTAACCACCCAGAATTGAAAGACAAACTTTGGGAAAACGTAAATGCTTTGCAAAACGGATTGAAAACTAAAGGATTCAATATTGGTGATACTAACACTTGTGTTACACCAGTTTACCTTGAAGGTAGTGTTCCTGAAGCAATGGTAATGGTGAATGATTTGAGAGAGAACTACGGTATCTTTCTTTCGATTGTAATCTATCCAGTGATTCCAAAAGGAATTATCTTATTGCGTGTTATTCCAACATCATCTCACTCTTTGTCTGATATTGACGAAACATTGACTGCTTTTGAAGCGATTCGTGAGAAATTAGTAAACGGTACTTATAAAGAGATTGCTAGCAAAACTAAAGTTGATTTAGACGCTTAG